A genomic region of Neisseria cinerea contains the following coding sequences:
- the clpA gene encoding ATP-dependent Clp protease ATP-binding subunit ClpA, which produces MLAPELEQILQQLYREARKAHYEFISLEHLLLVLIEEDASVPNVLKLCGADLKVVSEQLAASVAENTPLIPDHLLDTVETQPTLGFQRVIQRAMVHTQSAGKGLVEPLDILVALMSETDSHAVYFLKLQSVTRFEVLRCIAHGSPDEDEDDGNYSSDGMDDDNENRTKPSKNPLSDYTVNLNAEVKAGRIDPLIGRKHEMERLVQILCRRRKNNPLLVGEAGVGKTALAEGLAHQIVNDDIPDALKDAEVYALDMGSLLAGTKYRGDFEARVKSVLKQLEKIPHAILFIDEIHTIIGAGSTSGGTMDASNLLKPALAKGSLRCIGATTYDEYRTIFDKDHALSRRFQKIDVVEPTISETVQILRGLKPMFEDFHQVRYTQGALEAAAELSARYINERFLPDKAIDVMDEAGAAQRILPKSKQKKVIGKAQIETVIAKVARIPEKTVSHDDKQVLQFLGRDLKNMVYGQENAIDALVAAVKMSRSGLALPDKPIGSFLFSGPTGVGKTEVAKQLAYSMGVPLQRFDMSEYMERHAVSRLIGAPPGYVGFEQGGLLTEAVNKHPHCVLLLDEIEKAHPDIFNVLLQVMDTGKLTDNNGKSADFRNVILIMTTNAGAESLSRPSLGFTAKRERGDEMQAINKLFTPEFRNRLDAIIPFAPLSEPIIVKVVDKFLLQLEHQLLDKKVEAEFTPALRKYLAEKGFDPQMGARPMNRLIQEKIRKPLADELLFGKLAEGGFVWIDWDAAKEEAVLKFKKSKVKIKTAPA; this is translated from the coding sequence ATGCTTGCCCCTGAATTGGAACAGATTTTGCAGCAGCTTTACCGCGAGGCGCGTAAGGCTCATTATGAATTTATCAGCCTCGAGCATCTGCTTTTGGTACTCATCGAAGAAGATGCTTCCGTCCCCAACGTCCTCAAGCTCTGCGGTGCGGATTTGAAAGTGGTGTCCGAACAACTCGCCGCCAGCGTTGCCGAAAACACCCCCCTGATTCCCGACCACCTTTTAGACACGGTCGAAACCCAGCCCACGCTCGGCTTCCAACGCGTTATCCAACGGGCCATGGTGCATACCCAATCGGCAGGCAAAGGCTTGGTCGAGCCTTTGGACATTTTGGTCGCGCTGATGAGCGAAACCGACAGCCACGCCGTCTATTTCCTCAAGCTGCAATCGGTTACGCGTTTTGAAGTTTTGCGCTGTATTGCCCACGGCTCTCCCGATGAAGATGAAGACGATGGCAACTATTCTTCAGACGGCATGGACGACGATAATGAGAACCGCACCAAACCGAGCAAAAACCCTTTATCGGACTACACCGTCAACCTCAACGCCGAAGTCAAAGCCGGCCGTATCGACCCTTTGATTGGTCGCAAACACGAAATGGAACGGCTGGTGCAAATCCTATGCCGCCGCCGCAAAAACAATCCGCTTTTGGTTGGTGAGGCGGGCGTGGGTAAAACCGCGCTGGCGGAAGGCTTGGCACATCAAATCGTCAACGACGATATTCCCGACGCGCTTAAAGATGCCGAAGTGTACGCGCTAGATATGGGTTCTCTTTTGGCGGGCACAAAATACCGCGGCGACTTTGAAGCGCGGGTCAAATCCGTCTTGAAACAGCTCGAAAAAATCCCGCACGCCATTTTGTTTATCGACGAAATCCACACCATCATCGGCGCGGGCAGCACCAGCGGCGGCACGATGGACGCGTCCAACCTGCTCAAACCTGCGCTGGCGAAAGGCTCGCTGCGCTGCATCGGCGCAACCACTTACGACGAATACCGCACCATTTTCGACAAAGACCACGCCTTAAGCCGCCGTTTCCAAAAAATCGACGTGGTCGAACCTACCATTTCTGAAACCGTACAAATCCTGCGCGGCTTGAAACCGATGTTCGAAGACTTCCACCAAGTGCGCTACACGCAAGGCGCACTCGAAGCCGCCGCCGAACTCTCCGCCCGCTACATCAACGAGCGTTTCCTGCCCGACAAAGCCATCGACGTAATGGACGAAGCAGGAGCGGCACAACGGATTCTGCCCAAATCCAAACAGAAAAAAGTCATTGGCAAAGCGCAAATCGAAACCGTCATTGCCAAAGTCGCGAGGATTCCCGAAAAAACCGTGTCGCACGACGACAAACAAGTCCTGCAATTCCTCGGCCGCGATTTGAAAAACATGGTTTACGGTCAAGAAAATGCCATCGATGCATTGGTTGCCGCCGTCAAAATGTCGCGCTCCGGCCTTGCCCTGCCCGACAAACCGATAGGCAGTTTCCTCTTCTCCGGCCCGACCGGCGTCGGCAAAACCGAAGTCGCCAAACAGCTTGCCTACTCGATGGGCGTACCGCTGCAACGCTTTGATATGTCTGAATACATGGAACGCCACGCCGTATCGCGCCTCATCGGCGCGCCTCCGGGCTACGTCGGCTTTGAACAAGGCGGCCTTTTGACCGAAGCCGTCAACAAACATCCGCACTGCGTATTACTCTTGGACGAAATCGAAAAAGCCCACCCCGACATTTTCAACGTCCTCCTGCAAGTCATGGACACAGGCAAACTGACCGACAACAACGGCAAGAGTGCCGATTTCCGCAACGTCATCCTGATTATGACCACCAACGCAGGCGCGGAAAGCCTCAGCCGCCCCAGCCTCGGCTTTACCGCCAAACGCGAGCGCGGCGACGAAATGCAGGCAATCAACAAACTCTTCACGCCCGAGTTCCGCAACCGCTTGGATGCGATTATCCCGTTTGCGCCCTTGTCCGAACCCATTATCGTCAAAGTCGTGGACAAATTCCTGCTCCAGCTCGAACACCAGCTCCTCGATAAAAAAGTCGAAGCCGAATTCACACCGGCCTTGCGCAAATATCTGGCGGAAAAAGGTTTCGACCCGCAAATGGGCGCACGCCCGATGAATCGTCTGATTCAGGAAAAAATCCGCAAACCGCTCGCCGACGAACTCCTGTTCGGCAAACTCGCCGAAGGCGGCTTCGTATGGATAGACTGGGATGCGGCAAAAGAAGAAGCCGTGTTGAAATTTAAGAAAAGCAAGGTCAAAATAAAAACCGCCCCCGCATAA
- the clpS gene encoding ATP-dependent Clp protease adapter ClpS has protein sequence MTTHCQSDTLLSDQKTAPPKRYGVFLLNDDYTTMEFVVEILTEIFILGQEQAVAVMLLVHHEGKGLCGTYTRDIAQTKQQQVMQRAKAEGHPLQCIVEEI, from the coding sequence ATGACGACACACTGCCAATCCGATACGCTTTTAAGCGACCAAAAAACCGCCCCACCGAAACGTTACGGCGTTTTCCTATTGAACGACGATTACACCACGATGGAATTTGTCGTTGAAATCCTGACCGAAATCTTCATACTCGGACAAGAACAGGCGGTAGCGGTAATGCTCTTGGTTCATCACGAAGGCAAAGGCCTGTGCGGCACTTACACGCGCGATATTGCCCAAACCAAACAGCAACAAGTCATGCAGCGGGCAAAAGCCGAAGGGCATCCGCTGCAATGTATTGTCGAGGAGATTTAA
- a CDS encoding cold-shock protein translates to MATGIVKWFNDAKGFGFITPDEGGEDLFAHFSAINMDGFKTLKEGQRVSFDVTTGPKGKQAANIQAA, encoded by the coding sequence ATGGCAACCGGTATCGTAAAATGGTTTAACGACGCTAAAGGTTTTGGTTTCATCACTCCTGACGAAGGTGGCGAAGATTTGTTCGCTCACTTCTCAGCGATCAACATGGATGGTTTCAAAACCCTGAAAGAAGGTCAACGCGTATCTTTCGACGTAACCACCGGCCCTAAAGGCAAACAAGCTGCTAACATTCAGGCTGCTTAA
- the pmbA gene encoding metalloprotease PmbA — MLFNHTASELLDLCRRTLDLAKATGATAAEADFSESLGQSVSVRLGEIEQIEFQQDKSLDITVYVGKRKGRASTADFSEKALQDTVKAAIDIARYTAEDDCAGLADASLMAQYVGNLDRYHEWDLSTEAAVELAKQCEQAALNEDERIENSEGAAVQTGHYQYVYGNTHGFAAHQQGTRHSISCSVVAADENGMQRDYWYDSSCRHQDMDSPAQIGQTAAERTLRRLNSRSIPTGSYPVLFDATVSGGLIGHLVGALSGGSLYRQSSFLIDSIGKQVLPDFLSLREEPHIPRAFGSTYFDSEGVATRPRFVICDGIVEGYFLSSYSARKLGMQTTGNAGGAHNLYLNHTHETQSDLLKEMDTGLLVTELMGQGVNAITGDYSRGAAGFWVENGIIAYPVHEITVAGRLQDMYRNIVGVSDDALRRSSNQIGSILIGSMTVAGN, encoded by the coding sequence ATGCTGTTCAACCACACCGCTTCCGAACTCCTCGACCTCTGCCGCCGCACGCTCGACTTGGCAAAAGCGACGGGCGCAACCGCCGCCGAAGCCGACTTCAGCGAGTCGCTCGGTCAAAGCGTCAGCGTGCGCTTGGGTGAAATCGAACAAATCGAGTTCCAGCAGGACAAGTCGCTGGACATTACCGTTTACGTCGGCAAACGCAAAGGCCGCGCCAGTACTGCCGACTTCTCCGAAAAAGCCCTGCAAGACACCGTCAAAGCCGCCATCGACATCGCCCGCTACACTGCCGAAGACGATTGCGCAGGTTTGGCAGACGCTTCGCTTATGGCGCAATACGTCGGCAACCTCGACCGTTACCACGAATGGGATTTAAGCACGGAAGCCGCCGTCGAGTTGGCAAAACAATGCGAACAAGCCGCCCTGAACGAGGATGAGCGCATCGAAAACTCCGAAGGGGCGGCGGTACAAACCGGACATTACCAATACGTTTACGGCAACACCCACGGTTTTGCCGCACACCAGCAAGGCACGCGCCACAGCATTTCATGCAGCGTCGTTGCCGCCGACGAAAACGGCATGCAGCGCGACTACTGGTACGATTCCTCCTGCCGCCATCAAGACATGGACAGCCCGGCGCAAATCGGTCAAACCGCCGCCGAACGTACCTTACGTCGTTTGAACAGCCGCAGCATTCCGACCGGAAGCTACCCCGTCCTATTCGATGCGACCGTTTCGGGAGGTCTGATCGGACACCTCGTCGGCGCACTGTCCGGCGGCTCGCTCTACCGCCAAAGCAGCTTCCTGATCGACAGTATAGGCAAACAGGTTCTGCCCGATTTCCTCAGCCTGCGCGAAGAGCCGCATATTCCCCGCGCCTTCGGCAGCACCTATTTCGATTCCGAAGGCGTCGCCACGCGGCCGCGTTTCGTTATCTGCGACGGCATTGTCGAAGGCTATTTCCTCAGCAGTTATAGCGCGAGAAAACTCGGTATGCAGACCACGGGCAACGCCGGCGGCGCGCACAACCTTTATTTGAACCATACGCACGAAACGCAATCAGACCTGCTGAAAGAAATGGACACGGGATTGTTGGTAACCGAGCTCATGGGGCAAGGCGTAAACGCCATTACCGGCGACTACTCGCGCGGTGCGGCGGGTTTTTGGGTGGAAAACGGCATCATTGCCTACCCCGTCCATGAAATCACCGTTGCCGGCCGCCTTCAGGATATGTACCGCAACATCGTCGGCGTGTCCGATGATGCCTTACGCCGCTCGTCCAACCAAATCGGTTCTATCCTGATAGGAAGCATGACGGTTGCCGGCAACTGA
- the yjgA gene encoding ribosome biogenesis factor YjgA, translating to MFEQEDEWVSKTQMKKQMNDLQDLGMALTKLSNDTLKKIGLDADLYEAVTAYKKITSNGALKRQAQFIGRLMRDTDPAPIEAFLAKLRGDDAAHNAFLQRVEQARVRLLADDGALTQFMSDFPHADAGKLRTLIRNTKKEQEQNKPPKNFRALFQELKTVMESQGGTGEA from the coding sequence ATGTTTGAACAAGAAGATGAATGGGTCAGCAAAACCCAAATGAAAAAGCAGATGAACGATTTGCAGGATTTGGGCATGGCGTTGACCAAGCTCTCAAACGATACGCTGAAAAAAATCGGTTTGGATGCGGATTTGTACGAGGCGGTAACCGCCTATAAAAAAATCACATCCAACGGTGCGCTCAAGCGGCAGGCGCAATTTATCGGCAGGCTGATGCGCGATACCGATCCCGCGCCCATCGAGGCGTTTCTTGCCAAGCTGCGCGGCGACGATGCGGCGCACAATGCCTTTTTGCAACGTGTGGAACAGGCGCGCGTACGGCTGTTGGCAGACGACGGCGCGTTGACGCAGTTTATGTCGGATTTTCCGCATGCGGACGCGGGCAAGCTGAGGACACTCATCCGCAATACCAAAAAAGAGCAGGAGCAAAACAAACCACCGAAAAATTTCCGCGCCCTGTTTCAAGAATTGAAAACCGTTATGGAAAGCCAAGGCGGAACAGGGGAAGCCTAG
- the recJ gene encoding single-stranded-DNA-specific exonuclease RecJ, producing the protein MSAKIQTRSVNTDVFNHLLTAGADPLIARLCASRGVQSPAELDDKLAALLPYQTLTNCEAAAGRLADAVERQEKILIVADYDADGATACSVGMSGLAAMGAKVDFLVPNRFEHGYGLTPELAEIAAEQSVDLLITVDNGIASIAGVARAQELGLDVIVTDHHLPAETVPDCIIVNPNQKGCGFQSKSLAGVGVIFYVLMALRAELRRRNYFSDGMKEPNLGDLLDLVALGTVADVVSLDHNNRILVSQGLKRMRSGKMRPGIRALFEVARRDWRKAQPFDMGFALGPRINAAGRLDDMSVGIACLLARDDAEAQELAAQLNNLNIERREIEQSMLQDALNDFPETLPSGQTTLVAYRDDFHQGVVGIVASRLKDRFYRPTIVFAPADNGEVRGSGRSIPNLHLRDALDLVSKRHPDLILKFGGHAMAAGLSILEHNIPAFQTAFEEAVREMVCEDDLSQTFITDGSLPARDITLEQAQNLARHVWGQGFAPPSFTDEFHVVRQQPLGAEGKHKKVWLQKDGCEFEAMFWRCSEDIPEYIRTVYRPVANEWRNNLELQLYIDYWEAA; encoded by the coding sequence ATGTCAGCCAAAATCCAAACCCGATCCGTCAATACCGACGTTTTTAATCATTTGCTCACCGCCGGTGCCGATCCTTTAATCGCCCGGCTTTGTGCCTCGCGCGGTGTGCAAAGTCCTGCCGAATTGGACGACAAGCTTGCTGCGCTTTTGCCGTATCAAACGCTGACAAACTGCGAAGCCGCCGCCGGCCGTTTGGCGGATGCGGTTGAGCGTCAGGAAAAAATCCTGATTGTCGCCGATTATGATGCAGACGGCGCGACGGCGTGTTCCGTCGGTATGAGCGGTTTGGCGGCGATGGGGGCGAAAGTGGATTTTCTCGTGCCCAACCGTTTTGAACACGGCTACGGCTTAACGCCCGAGCTGGCTGAAATCGCGGCGGAGCAAAGCGTGGATTTGCTGATTACGGTCGATAACGGTATCGCCAGTATTGCAGGCGTGGCGCGTGCGCAGGAATTGGGTTTGGATGTGATTGTAACTGACCACCATCTGCCTGCCGAGACCGTACCCGACTGCATCATCGTCAATCCGAACCAAAAAGGCTGCGGTTTTCAAAGCAAAAGCTTGGCGGGCGTGGGCGTGATTTTTTATGTACTGATGGCTTTGCGTGCCGAACTGCGCCGCCGCAATTATTTTTCAGACGGCATGAAAGAGCCGAATCTGGGCGACCTTTTGGATTTGGTCGCACTCGGTACCGTTGCCGACGTCGTCTCCCTCGATCACAACAACCGTATCCTCGTGTCTCAAGGTTTGAAACGGATGCGTTCGGGCAAAATGCGCCCCGGTATCCGCGCCTTGTTTGAAGTGGCGCGACGGGATTGGCGCAAGGCTCAGCCGTTTGATATGGGCTTTGCGTTGGGGCCGCGCATCAACGCCGCCGGACGGTTGGACGATATGTCGGTCGGCATTGCCTGTCTGTTGGCGCGAGATGATGCCGAGGCGCAGGAACTGGCAGCTCAGTTAAACAATCTCAATATCGAACGTCGCGAAATCGAGCAATCTATGCTGCAAGACGCGCTGAATGATTTTCCCGAAACCCTGCCTTCAGGGCAGACAACTTTGGTGGCGTATCGCGACGACTTCCATCAAGGCGTGGTCGGCATCGTTGCCAGCCGCCTCAAAGACCGTTTTTATCGTCCGACCATCGTGTTTGCGCCTGCCGACAACGGCGAAGTGCGCGGTTCGGGACGTTCCATTCCCAATCTGCACCTGCGCGATGCTTTGGACTTGGTGTCCAAACGCCATCCCGATTTGATTTTGAAATTCGGCGGACACGCGATGGCGGCGGGTTTGAGCATACTCGAACACAATATTCCCGCGTTTCAGACGGCCTTTGAAGAAGCCGTGCGCGAGATGGTGTGCGAAGACGATTTGTCGCAAACCTTCATCACCGACGGCAGCCTGCCTGCACGCGACATCACGTTGGAACAGGCGCAAAACCTCGCCCGACACGTTTGGGGGCAGGGCTTCGCTCCGCCGAGTTTTACCGACGAATTTCACGTCGTCCGCCAGCAGCCGTTGGGCGCGGAGGGAAAACACAAAAAAGTCTGGCTGCAAAAAGACGGCTGCGAATTTGAAGCCATGTTTTGGCGTTGCAGCGAAGACATCCCCGAATACATCCGCACGGTGTACCGCCCCGTGGCTAACGAATGGCGCAACAATCTCGAATTGCAGCTTTATATCGACTACTGGGAAGCCGCGTAA
- a CDS encoding DMT family transporter: MENQRPALGFLLALLATATWGTLPIAAQQVLKFIDAPTLVWIRFTVAASVLLFFLAAAGRLPKRRDFSWRTFRLLLLGVAGISANFVLIAQGLHYISPTTTQVLWQLSPFTMIFVGVVVFKDRMTAAQRIGLVLLLIGLFMFFNDKLGELSGLGAYAQGVLLCAAGSTVWVCYGVAQKLLSVQFSSQQILMLIYAASAAVLLPFAEPANIGSLKGVAAWSFFAYCCMNTLIGYGSFGEALKHWEASKVSVVTTLIPVFTMMFSILGHHLMPDIFSAPDMNGLAYAGAFIVVGGAVMAAVGDRLFKYR; encoded by the coding sequence ATGGAAAACCAAAGACCTGCTTTGGGTTTTTTGTTGGCACTTTTGGCTACGGCAACTTGGGGGACGCTGCCCATTGCCGCGCAGCAGGTACTGAAATTCATTGATGCGCCGACACTGGTGTGGATACGCTTTACCGTGGCGGCATCCGTGCTGCTGTTTTTTTTGGCTGCGGCGGGGAGGCTGCCGAAGCGCCGGGATTTTTCTTGGCGGACGTTTAGGCTGTTATTGCTCGGTGTGGCCGGCATTTCGGCAAACTTTGTGCTGATAGCCCAAGGCCTGCATTATATTTCACCGACCACGACGCAGGTTTTGTGGCAGCTTTCGCCGTTTACCATGATTTTTGTCGGCGTGGTGGTGTTCAAAGACAGGATGACTGCCGCACAGAGAATCGGTTTGGTTTTGCTGTTAATCGGTTTATTTATGTTTTTCAACGATAAATTGGGAGAATTGTCGGGTTTGGGCGCGTATGCGCAAGGCGTGTTGCTGTGCGCGGCAGGCAGTACGGTTTGGGTATGCTACGGCGTGGCACAGAAGCTGTTGTCGGTACAATTCAGCTCGCAACAGATTTTGATGCTGATTTATGCGGCAAGTGCCGCCGTGCTCCTGCCTTTTGCCGAACCGGCGAACATAGGCAGTTTGAAGGGCGTGGCGGCATGGTCATTCTTTGCCTATTGCTGCATGAATACGTTGATCGGTTACGGTTCGTTCGGCGAGGCATTGAAACACTGGGAGGCTTCCAAAGTCAGTGTGGTTACGACCCTGATTCCTGTCTTTACCATGATGTTTTCCATACTCGGACACCATCTTATGCCTGATATTTTTTCCGCACCGGATATGAATGGTTTGGCTTATGCCGGTGCTTTCATCGTGGTAGGGGGTGCGGTCATGGCGGCAGTCGGAGACAGGCTGTTTAAGTACCGGTAA
- the fumC gene encoding class II fumarate hydratase: MSTRTEHDTMGNVEVPSEAYWGAQTQRSRNNFKIGGETLPQPLIYALALVKKAAAATNVSLGRIKPEQADLITQAADDVLNGKLDGQFPLVVWQTGSGTQSNMNMNEVLANRANEIAGTGLAAYQPVHPNDHVNHAQSTNDAFPTAIHVAAAIEINRHLIPAVKALRDTLDKKAQAFAPIVKIGRTHLQDATPLTLGQEFSGYVSQLDHGLGRLNDALKGLYELALGGTAVGTGLNSHPEYAEKAAAKLAELSGLPFVSAPNKFEALGGRDAAVAASGALKTLAASLNKIANDIRWLASGPRCGLGEIKIPENEPGSSIMPGKVNPTQCEAMTMVCCQVFGNDVTIGMAGASGNFELNVYMPVIAYNLLQSIRLLSDACNSFNENCAVGIEPVPEKIDYFLHHSLMLVTALNRKIGYENAAKVAKTAYKNDKSLRETAIELGLLTGEEFDELVVPADMVHPR; the protein is encoded by the coding sequence ATGAGCACCCGTACCGAACACGACACCATGGGCAATGTCGAAGTCCCGTCCGAAGCCTATTGGGGCGCGCAGACCCAGCGCAGCCGCAACAATTTCAAAATCGGCGGCGAAACCCTGCCGCAGCCGCTGATTTATGCTTTGGCGCTGGTGAAAAAAGCCGCTGCCGCCACCAATGTTTCCCTCGGTAGGATTAAGCCCGAACAGGCGGATTTGATTACGCAGGCGGCGGATGATGTGTTAAACGGCAAGCTCGACGGGCAGTTCCCCTTAGTGGTTTGGCAGACTGGCTCCGGCACGCAGTCCAATATGAACATGAACGAAGTGCTGGCGAACCGTGCCAACGAAATCGCCGGTACGGGTTTGGCGGCGTATCAGCCCGTCCATCCCAACGACCATGTGAACCACGCTCAATCGACCAATGACGCGTTCCCGACTGCTATCCATGTCGCCGCCGCGATTGAAATCAACCGCCACCTTATTCCGGCGGTAAAAGCCTTGCGCGATACATTGGACAAAAAAGCCCAAGCCTTCGCCCCCATTGTTAAAATCGGCCGTACCCACTTGCAGGACGCGACGCCGCTGACTTTGGGTCAAGAATTTTCCGGCTACGTTTCCCAGCTCGACCACGGCTTAGGCCGTCTGAACGACGCGCTCAAAGGTTTGTACGAACTCGCCTTAGGCGGCACAGCAGTTGGCACAGGTTTGAACAGCCATCCCGAATACGCCGAAAAAGCCGCCGCCAAGCTCGCCGAATTGTCCGGCCTGCCGTTTGTCAGCGCGCCGAACAAATTTGAAGCCTTAGGCGGACGCGATGCCGCCGTTGCCGCATCGGGCGCATTGAAAACGCTGGCGGCAAGCTTGAACAAAATCGCCAACGACATCCGCTGGCTGGCAAGCGGTCCGCGCTGCGGTTTGGGCGAAATCAAAATTCCCGAAAACGAGCCGGGTTCGTCCATCATGCCGGGCAAAGTCAACCCGACCCAATGCGAAGCAATGACCATGGTGTGCTGCCAAGTGTTCGGCAACGACGTTACCATCGGCATGGCGGGCGCGTCGGGCAATTTCGAGCTGAACGTCTATATGCCCGTTATCGCCTACAACCTCTTGCAATCCATCCGTCTGTTGAGCGATGCGTGCAACAGCTTCAACGAAAACTGCGCCGTCGGCATCGAACCCGTGCCGGAAAAAATCGACTATTTCCTGCACCATTCCCTGATGCTGGTTACTGCGTTAAACCGTAAAATCGGCTACGAAAATGCCGCCAAAGTCGCCAAAACCGCTTATAAAAACGACAAATCGCTGCGCGAAACCGCCATCGAATTGGGCTTGTTGACGGGCGAAGAGTTTGATGAATTGGTCGTTCCTGCCGATATGGTTCATCCGCGCTAA
- the tkt gene encoding transketolase, which produces MSQLANAIRFLSADAVQKANSGHPGAPMGMAEMAEVLWTKFLHHNPANPKFYNRDRFILSNGHASMLLYSLLHLTGYNLSIEDLKNFRQLHSKTPGHPEYGYTDGVETTTGPLGQGIANAVGMALAEKILAAEFNKDGLNIVDHYTYVFMGDGCLMEGVSHEACSLAGTLGLGKLIVLYDDNNISIDGKVDGWFTENIPQRFESYGWHVVPNVNGHDTAAIQTAIEAARAETGKPSIICCKTLIGKGSANKEGSHKTHGAPLGADEIEATRKHLGWAYPSFEIPQEIYDAWSAKEQGAKLEAEWNELFAQYQAKYPAEAAEFVRRMDKKLPDNFDTYVQAALKEVCAKAETIATRKASQNSIEILAKALPELVGGSADLTPSNLTDWSNSVSVTRDKGGNYIHYGVREFGMGAIMNGLTLHGGVKPFGATFLMFSEYERNALRMAALMKINPVFVFTHDSIGLGEDGPTHQPIEQIATLRLIPNMDVWRPCDTAESLVAWAEAAKAEDHPSCLIFSRQNLKFQARNEQQLNDIKRGGYVISEAQGNAQAVIIATGSEVELALEAQKALAAQNIAVRVVSMPSTNVFDRQDAAYRAAVLPESLPRIAVEAGHADGWYKYVGLNGAVVGINRFGESAPAELLFKEFGFTVGNVVDTVKSVL; this is translated from the coding sequence ATGTCTCAACTGGCAAACGCAATCCGTTTCCTCTCCGCAGATGCCGTTCAAAAAGCAAATTCCGGCCACCCCGGCGCGCCTATGGGCATGGCGGAAATGGCAGAAGTATTGTGGACGAAATTCCTGCATCACAATCCCGCCAACCCCAAATTCTACAACCGCGACCGCTTCATCCTCTCCAACGGCCACGCATCCATGCTGTTGTACAGCCTGCTGCACCTGACCGGCTACAACCTGAGCATTGAAGACCTGAAAAACTTCCGCCAGCTGCACAGCAAAACCCCCGGCCACCCCGAATACGGCTACACCGACGGCGTGGAAACCACAACCGGCCCGTTGGGGCAAGGCATTGCCAACGCAGTGGGCATGGCATTAGCCGAAAAAATCCTTGCCGCCGAATTTAATAAAGACGGTTTGAACATCGTCGATCATTACACCTACGTTTTCATGGGCGACGGCTGCCTGATGGAAGGCGTATCGCACGAAGCCTGTTCGCTTGCCGGCACTTTAGGCTTGGGCAAACTGATTGTTTTGTATGATGACAACAATATTTCCATCGACGGCAAAGTGGATGGCTGGTTTACCGAAAACATCCCGCAACGCTTTGAAAGCTACGGCTGGCACGTCGTTCCCAACGTAAATGGTCATGACACCGCCGCCATTCAGACGGCCATCGAAGCCGCCCGCGCCGAAACCGGCAAACCGTCCATCATCTGCTGCAAAACCTTAATCGGCAAAGGCAGTGCCAACAAAGAAGGCAGCCATAAAACCCACGGCGCACCTTTGGGCGCAGACGAAATCGAAGCCACACGCAAACATTTGGGCTGGGCTTACCCCTCCTTTGAAATCCCGCAAGAAATTTACGACGCATGGAGCGCGAAAGAACAAGGCGCGAAATTGGAAGCCGAATGGAACGAACTGTTCGCGCAATACCAAGCCAAGTATCCTGCCGAAGCCGCAGAATTCGTGCGCCGCATGGATAAAAAACTGCCGGACAATTTCGATACATACGTTCAAGCCGCATTGAAAGAAGTGTGCGCCAAAGCCGAAACCATCGCCACCCGCAAAGCCAGCCAAAACAGTATCGAAATCCTCGCCAAAGCGCTGCCCGAACTGGTAGGCGGTTCTGCCGACCTTACCCCGTCCAACCTGACTGACTGGTCAAACAGCGTCTCCGTTACCCGCGACAAAGGCGGCAACTACATCCACTACGGCGTGCGCGAGTTCGGCATGGGCGCCATCATGAACGGCCTTACCCTGCACGGCGGCGTGAAACCCTTTGGCGCGACCTTCCTGATGTTCAGCGAATACGAACGCAACGCCTTGCGCATGGCGGCACTGATGAAAATCAACCCCGTGTTCGTGTTCACCCACGATTCCATCGGTTTGGGCGAAGACGGCCCGACCCACCAACCTATCGAGCAAATCGCCACCCTGCGCCTGATTCCGAATATGGACGTATGGCGTCCGTGCGATACCGCCGAATCGCTGGTGGCATGGGCGGAAGCGGCAAAAGCCGAAGACCACCCGTCCTGCCTGATTTTCAGCCGTCAAAACCTGAAATTCCAAGCGCGCAACGAACAACAACTGAACGACATCAAACGCGGCGGCTACGTCATCAGCGAAGCCCAAGGCAACGCCCAAGCCGTCATCATTGCCACTGGCTCAGAAGTCGAGCTGGCTTTGGAGGCGCAAAAAGCCCTCGCCGCGCAAAACATCGCCGTACGCGTTGTTTCCATGCCGTCCACCAACGTCTTCGACCGCCAAGACGCCGCCTATCGAGCCGCCGTCCTGCCGGAAAGCCTGCCGCGCATCGCCGTAGAAGCCGGACACGCCGACGGCTGGTACAAATACGTCGGCCTGAACGGCGCAGTCGTCGGTATCAACCGCTTCGGCGAATCCGCCCCTGCCGAACTGCTGTTTAAGGAATTCGGCTTTACCGTGGGAAATGTGGTTGATACTGTGAAATCAGTGCTGTAA